In Alkalihalobacterium alkalinitrilicum, a genomic segment contains:
- a CDS encoding acyl-CoA thioesterase, protein MTHSEYEVVVETKHSHLNNVELLGYMDEARFDWYMYCISLGVEALVVHMSTDFKKEVFNHDKILIRTWIERVGNTSIALQQKVVSEQNAHIASAQVILATVDRQTRQKVTVPQEVRDLLVQQGVLDLNLLKLNSSFSS, encoded by the coding sequence TTGACGCATTCTGAATATGAGGTTGTTGTTGAGACCAAACACAGTCATTTAAATAATGTCGAACTTCTTGGGTATATGGATGAAGCTCGTTTTGATTGGTATATGTATTGTATTTCGCTTGGTGTTGAAGCACTTGTTGTTCATATGAGTACTGATTTTAAGAAAGAAGTGTTCAATCATGATAAAATATTAATTCGGACTTGGATTGAACGAGTCGGAAATACGAGCATCGCATTGCAGCAAAAAGTAGTAAGTGAACAAAACGCTCATATTGCATCTGCACAAGTTATATTAGCAACAGTGGATAGACAAACGAGACAAAAAGTTACTGTTCCACAAGAAGTTCGTGATTTACTTGTGCAACAAGGGGTTTTGGATTTAAACCTTTTAAAGCTTAATAGTAGTTTTAGTTCATAG
- a CDS encoding alpha/beta fold hydrolase: MKKTTIYKTAIGKKRILDSYEDYLKTLPVDFDRCYVQTRFGTTHTLITGPTDGKPVFIFQGGNCINPMTLSWFADIWKSYRIYAPDTIGHPGYSDETRISASDNSFALWISDLMEEFKIQKSAFIGPSYGAGIILRLATFLPEKSSLFNISGMRVL; this comes from the coding sequence ATGAAAAAAACGACGATATATAAGACTGCGATAGGGAAAAAAAGAATACTTGACTCTTATGAAGATTACTTAAAAACCCTTCCTGTTGATTTTGATAGATGTTATGTTCAAACACGGTTCGGAACAACACATACTTTAATCACTGGCCCTACTGATGGTAAGCCTGTTTTTATTTTTCAAGGTGGAAATTGTATTAATCCGATGACTTTATCGTGGTTTGCTGACATATGGAAAAGTTATAGAATTTATGCTCCTGATACAATTGGACACCCTGGATATAGTGATGAAACCCGAATTTCAGCGAGTGATAATAGCTTTGCATTATGGATTTCTGATTTAATGGAAGAGTTTAAAATTCAAAAGAGTGCATTTATTGGCCCTTCTTATGGTGCTGGTATTATTTTGCGTCTTGCTACATTTTTACCTGAAAAAAGTAGCTTGTTCAATATTAGTGGCATGCGAGTCTTATGA
- a CDS encoding LysR family transcriptional regulator, giving the protein MELRQLRYFIEVAEREHFTEAAEHLHVAQSAISLQISKLEGELGVTLFERSGRNIKLTSIGKTFLQHTKKAIRAIDYAKEKVDEYLDPEKGTIKIGYPTSLANHLLPTVISAFKANQPNISYHLRQGSYALLIESVKNGDIDLAFLGPAPTNDVEISSDILFSESISLIVPANHRLADQKNVHLSDLRSDNFVLYPKGYILHDIAIDACKRAGFTPTITAEGEDMDAIKGLVSAGIGVSLLPDGTFYDRESRLTVKISISSPEVKRTVGIITPKNRDLAPTEKVFYEFVKQFFSRLDKFQ; this is encoded by the coding sequence ATGGAGCTACGACAATTGCGTTATTTTATCGAAGTGGCAGAACGTGAGCACTTTACTGAAGCGGCTGAACACCTTCATGTTGCCCAGTCGGCCATTAGTTTGCAAATATCAAAACTTGAAGGAGAATTAGGAGTCACATTATTTGAACGATCAGGTCGAAACATTAAATTAACTTCAATCGGAAAAACCTTTTTACAACATACGAAGAAAGCGATTAGAGCGATCGATTATGCAAAAGAAAAAGTGGATGAGTATTTAGATCCTGAAAAAGGGACGATCAAAATAGGATATCCAACGAGCCTGGCCAATCATTTACTTCCAACTGTCATTTCAGCTTTTAAAGCGAATCAACCGAATATTTCATATCACTTACGTCAAGGGTCTTATGCTTTATTAATTGAATCTGTTAAAAATGGTGATATTGATTTGGCTTTTCTTGGCCCAGCTCCAACTAACGATGTTGAAATTTCTTCAGATATTTTATTTTCTGAAAGTATTTCTCTAATCGTCCCTGCCAATCATCGACTCGCTGATCAGAAAAACGTACACCTAAGCGATTTACGATCCGACAATTTCGTCCTTTATCCAAAAGGATATATTTTACATGATATCGCAATCGATGCTTGCAAAAGGGCAGGTTTCACCCCTACCATAACGGCAGAGGGAGAGGATATGGATGCAATTAAAGGACTTGTCTCAGCAGGTATCGGTGTTAGCCTCCTACCCGATGGTACTTTTTACGATAGGGAATCGAGGTTAACTGTAAAAATCTCCATTTCATCACCTGAAGTTAAACGGACTGTCGGTATTATTACCCCTAAAAATCGAGACCTCGCTCCTACTGAAAAAGTATTTTATGAGTTTGTGAAACAATTTTTCTCTCGATTAGATAAATTTCAATAA
- the gltB gene encoding glutamate synthase large subunit, protein MTYNRIPKAQGLYRPEFEHDACGIGLYAHIKGIATHDIVKKGLGMLCQLDHRGGQGSDPLTGDGAGLMVQIPDGFFKKVCSEMNLPEKGRYGVGMLFFSNDDKERIEIEKRLNAIIEEEGQTLLGWRTVPVDKTKLGEGGKATCPTIRQVFIGASNDAQNNLTFERKLYVIRKQAERFANEREVRFYFASLSSQTIVYKGLLTPEQVDAFYLDLQDKNFVSAFALVHSRFSTNTFPSWERAHPNRYLIHNGEINTLQGNVNWMKAREQRFISEAFGEDLPKVLPILDIDGSDSSILDNALEFFVLAGRKPAHAAMMLIPEPWTENPHMSKEKKAFYEYHSCLMEPWDGPTAISFTDGKQIGAILDRNGLRPARYYVTKDDYIIFSSEVGVIDVEPENVVYKDRLSPGKMLLIDLEEGRIISDEEIKSEMANAEPYQKWLDEQLVKLDGEDKLNEQPVNDLFIRQKAFGYTYEDVQKYLIALITEGKDPIGSMGNDSPLAVLSDRPQSLFNYFKQTFAQVTNPPIDSIREQLVTATVTYLGAEGNILHSNQENCQRIQLDTPVLTNGQLTQLRNTKDQKFNSRTIDTLFTTDLESALERVFEEAEKAIQDGVSLLILSDRQMNQEKVAIPTLLVGSALHHYLVRQGLRTKVSLIAETGEVREVHHFAALIGYGVDAINPYLTFATYKKAIEEGSLSVSYEEAVNKYVKGVTEGVVKVMSKMGISTVQSYRGAQIFEAVGIGADVIDRYFTGTASQIGGVNLETIAQEAVVRHEKAYAGSFDETLESGSDFQWRKDGEFHAFNPHTIHTLQWACRKGDYNLYKKYSQMANEERIGFLRNLFAFDPTRKTLPLEEVESVDSIVRRFKTGAMSFGSLSKEAHETLAIAMNRIGGKSNSGEGGEDPNRYSLDENGNNRRSGIKQIASGRFGVKSHYLVNADELQIKMAQGAKPGEGGQLPGNKVYPWVAEVRGSTPGVGLISPPPHHDIYSIEDLAQLIHDLKNANRDARISVKLVSKAGVGTIAAGVAKGAADVIVISGYDGGTGASPKTSIKHTGLPWELGLAEAHQTLMLNGLRDRVVLETDGKLMTGKDVVMAAILGAEEYAFATAPLVVLGCVMMRACHLDTCPVGVATQNPELRDKFTGDPDHIVNYMRFVAEEVRELMAELGFRTMDEMVGRTDVLEVSGRAKAHWKAKHLDLSTLLYQPEGTRIREKAQNHKIDQSLDILEILPAVQSAIENNKPVDVSFPITNVQRVVGTIVGSEISKRYGEEGLAEDTITLRFTGSAGQSFGAFVPRGMTLHLTGDVNDYIGKGLSGGKLIVKAPKQSTFNTAENVIAGNVAFIGATSGEAYINGLAGERFAVRNSGVHVVVEGIGDHGCEYMTGGRVVILGNVGKNFGAGMSGGIAYVLADDANDFKSLCNQEMIEFETLSTEEDVNEVREMISKHLGYTGSSKANAILENWDQYVGKFVKVIPKDYKRMMNSIEKQKQAGLTENQAVMSAFQANAAQEKKAKVSVKTLEAVVQ, encoded by the coding sequence ATGACATACAATCGTATACCGAAAGCGCAAGGTCTATATCGACCAGAGTTTGAACATGACGCGTGCGGAATTGGTTTATACGCTCATATTAAAGGAATAGCTACACATGATATTGTAAAAAAAGGTCTTGGTATGCTTTGTCAGTTAGACCATCGTGGAGGACAAGGAAGTGATCCATTAACGGGTGACGGTGCTGGATTGATGGTTCAAATTCCAGATGGATTTTTCAAAAAAGTATGTTCAGAGATGAACTTACCTGAAAAAGGTCGGTACGGAGTAGGGATGTTATTTTTCTCTAATGATGACAAAGAACGGATTGAAATCGAAAAACGTTTGAATGCTATTATTGAGGAAGAGGGACAGACGCTTTTAGGTTGGAGGACAGTTCCTGTCGATAAAACGAAACTTGGAGAAGGCGGTAAAGCAACCTGCCCGACAATCCGCCAAGTGTTTATCGGAGCAAGTAACGATGCCCAGAACAATTTAACGTTTGAACGGAAACTATATGTTATTCGGAAACAAGCAGAACGCTTTGCAAATGAACGTGAAGTACGGTTTTACTTTGCGAGTCTATCAAGCCAAACGATTGTTTACAAAGGTTTGTTAACTCCTGAACAAGTGGATGCTTTTTATTTAGACTTACAGGATAAGAATTTTGTGTCAGCTTTCGCTTTAGTTCATTCTCGTTTTAGTACAAATACATTCCCAAGCTGGGAAAGAGCGCATCCGAACAGATATCTTATTCATAATGGCGAAATCAATACACTTCAAGGGAATGTGAACTGGATGAAAGCTCGTGAGCAGCGGTTTATCTCAGAAGCATTTGGGGAAGATTTACCAAAAGTACTACCAATCTTAGATATAGATGGAAGTGACTCTTCTATTCTCGATAATGCATTAGAGTTTTTTGTGTTGGCTGGACGTAAACCAGCGCATGCTGCGATGATGTTAATTCCAGAGCCGTGGACAGAAAATCCTCATATGTCTAAAGAAAAGAAAGCATTTTATGAGTATCATAGCTGTCTTATGGAGCCGTGGGATGGACCAACTGCAATCTCGTTTACAGACGGAAAACAAATTGGAGCAATATTAGATCGTAATGGTCTTCGTCCCGCAAGATATTATGTGACAAAAGACGATTACATTATCTTCTCCTCTGAAGTCGGTGTCATAGATGTGGAACCGGAAAATGTTGTCTATAAAGATCGATTAAGTCCAGGAAAAATGCTTCTCATTGATTTAGAAGAAGGACGTATCATTTCGGATGAAGAAATTAAGTCTGAAATGGCGAATGCTGAACCGTATCAAAAATGGCTGGATGAGCAATTAGTTAAACTAGATGGTGAGGACAAACTGAATGAACAACCAGTCAATGACTTGTTCATTCGTCAAAAAGCATTCGGTTATACGTATGAAGATGTACAAAAATATTTGATTGCTCTTATAACTGAAGGTAAAGACCCAATTGGTTCAATGGGAAATGATAGTCCACTTGCAGTATTATCTGACCGTCCGCAATCATTGTTCAATTACTTTAAACAAACATTTGCCCAAGTAACGAATCCACCTATTGATTCGATCCGAGAGCAACTTGTAACAGCAACGGTTACTTATTTAGGAGCAGAAGGAAATATCCTTCATTCAAATCAAGAAAACTGTCAACGTATTCAATTAGATACACCTGTTTTAACAAATGGTCAACTTACACAACTAAGAAACACTAAAGACCAAAAGTTCAACAGTAGAACCATCGATACACTCTTTACAACGGATTTAGAGAGTGCGCTTGAGCGAGTTTTTGAAGAAGCGGAAAAAGCGATTCAAGATGGAGTTAGTCTATTAATCTTGTCTGACCGTCAAATGAATCAAGAAAAAGTAGCTATCCCTACATTATTAGTAGGAAGTGCTCTTCATCATTATCTCGTTCGTCAAGGGTTACGGACAAAAGTGAGTTTAATAGCTGAAACAGGAGAAGTAAGAGAAGTTCATCACTTTGCGGCATTAATTGGCTATGGGGTGGATGCGATTAATCCTTACCTCACTTTTGCTACTTACAAAAAAGCCATTGAAGAGGGTAGTTTATCGGTGAGCTACGAAGAAGCAGTGAACAAGTATGTAAAAGGTGTGACAGAAGGCGTCGTTAAAGTCATGTCTAAAATGGGAATTTCAACTGTTCAAAGTTACCGTGGTGCACAAATATTTGAAGCGGTTGGTATCGGTGCTGACGTAATTGACCGCTATTTTACAGGAACTGCATCGCAAATTGGTGGGGTAAACTTAGAAACAATTGCACAAGAAGCGGTCGTTCGTCATGAGAAAGCATACGCTGGTTCATTCGATGAAACGTTAGAATCAGGTAGTGATTTTCAATGGAGAAAAGACGGAGAATTTCACGCGTTTAATCCACACACGATCCATACGCTTCAGTGGGCGTGCCGTAAAGGTGATTATAATTTATATAAAAAGTACTCACAGATGGCGAATGAAGAAAGAATCGGGTTCCTTCGTAATTTATTTGCCTTTGATCCAACTCGAAAGACTTTACCGCTTGAAGAGGTAGAGTCAGTTGATTCAATTGTCCGTCGCTTCAAAACAGGTGCGATGTCATTTGGATCATTAAGTAAAGAAGCGCATGAAACGTTAGCAATTGCAATGAACCGTATTGGCGGAAAAAGTAATAGCGGTGAAGGTGGAGAAGATCCAAACCGTTACTCTCTAGATGAGAATGGAAATAATCGTCGAAGTGGGATCAAACAAATTGCATCAGGTCGCTTCGGTGTAAAAAGCCATTATTTAGTCAATGCAGATGAATTGCAAATTAAAATGGCACAAGGGGCCAAACCAGGAGAAGGTGGACAACTTCCAGGAAACAAAGTATACCCATGGGTTGCTGAAGTTCGAGGTTCAACGCCAGGTGTCGGATTAATTTCACCACCACCACATCATGATATTTACTCGATTGAAGATTTAGCTCAGTTAATTCATGATTTGAAGAATGCGAATCGTGATGCTCGTATTAGTGTGAAGCTGGTTTCAAAAGCTGGTGTCGGAACGATTGCAGCAGGTGTTGCTAAAGGTGCTGCAGACGTTATCGTTATAAGTGGTTATGACGGTGGAACAGGTGCGTCACCAAAAACAAGTATTAAACATACAGGGCTACCTTGGGAGCTAGGTCTTGCTGAAGCTCATCAAACCTTAATGCTGAATGGTTTGCGTGATCGTGTCGTCCTTGAAACTGACGGGAAATTAATGACAGGTAAAGATGTTGTTATGGCGGCGATCCTTGGCGCAGAAGAATATGCATTTGCAACGGCACCACTTGTGGTCTTAGGTTGTGTAATGATGCGTGCCTGTCACTTAGATACATGTCCAGTTGGTGTAGCAACGCAAAACCCTGAGCTTCGTGATAAATTTACAGGTGATCCAGATCATATTGTGAACTATATGCGTTTTGTCGCTGAAGAAGTTCGTGAATTAATGGCTGAACTTGGCTTCAGAACAATGGATGAAATGGTTGGACGTACTGATGTATTAGAAGTGAGTGGACGTGCAAAAGCACATTGGAAAGCGAAGCACTTAGATTTATCGACACTTTTATATCAACCAGAAGGTACTCGTATTCGCGAAAAGGCACAAAACCACAAAATTGATCAGTCATTAGATATTTTAGAAATCCTACCAGCTGTTCAATCAGCCATAGAAAATAACAAGCCAGTAGATGTTTCATTCCCAATTACAAACGTTCAACGTGTCGTTGGTACCATTGTCGGAAGTGAAATTTCAAAACGTTACGGTGAAGAAGGTTTAGCGGAGGATACAATTACACTACGCTTTACAGGTTCTGCTGGTCAAAGCTTTGGTGCGTTTGTACCACGCGGTATGACGCTTCACTTAACAGGTGATGTTAATGATTATATCGGGAAAGGCTTATCTGGTGGTAAGTTAATCGTAAAAGCGCCTAAACAATCTACTTTTAATACAGCTGAAAATGTTATTGCGGGGAATGTAGCATTCATTGGGGCAACGAGTGGGGAAGCGTATATTAACGGTCTTGCTGGAGAGCGATTTGCCGTTCGTAATAGTGGTGTACACGTTGTTGTTGAAGGCATCGGTGACCATGGTTGTGAATATATGACAGGTGGCCGTGTTGTGATCTTAGGTAATGTCGGTAAAAACTTTGGTGCAGGTATGTCAGGCGGGATCGCATACGTATTAGCAGATGACGCTAACGACTTTAAATCACTATGCAATCAAGAAATGATTGAATTTGAAACTTTATCGACTGAAGAAGATGTGAACGAAGTCCGTGAAATGATCTCGAAACATTTAGGATATACAGGAAGTAGTAAAGCGAATGCAATCCTAGAGAATTGGGATCAATATGTTGGGAAATTTGTAAAAGTTATTCCTAAAGACTATAAACGGATGATGAATAGCATTGAGAAACAAAAACAAGCAGGATTAACAGAGAATCAAGCGGTTATGTCGGCATTTCAAGCTAACGCTGCGCAAGAGAAAAAAGCAAAAGTATCTGTGAAAACATTAGAAGCAGTAGTTCAATAG
- the gltD gene encoding glutamate synthase small subunit, whose amino-acid sequence MGKATGFMEYSRQKPKEKNPVARLSDWKEYSSIFSNDMLSQQGARCMDCGTPFCHMGMELQGVTTGCPINNLIPEWNDLVYRGRWREALERLLMTNNFPEFTGRVCPAPCEGSCTVAISDPAVAIKSIERTIIDKGFENGWISPRIPEKRTGKKVAIVGSGPAGLAAADMLNQQGHSVTVYERADRPGGLLMYGIPNMKLEKEVVERRIHLLTQEGIDFVTNTEIGKDITSEELREQFDSVILCTGAQKQRDLVIEGRELNGIHFAMDYLTDVTKSLLNSNLTDGKFIDTKDKDVIVIGGGDTGADCVATALRQNCRSVVQFGKHPRLPGKRTSDNMWPAYPNVFTLEYAYEEAAAKFGDDPRQYSIQTKKIVADVSGNVKELHTIQMEKRKDEDGNCFFQEISGTEKVWPAQHVFIAIGFEGTEQPLLTQLGIETKNNKIAAAYGDYKTNVDGVFAAGDARRGQSLIVWAINEGREVAAVVNQYLNTAVAK is encoded by the coding sequence ATGGGAAAAGCAACAGGATTTATGGAATATTCACGCCAAAAACCAAAAGAGAAAAATCCAGTCGCGCGATTAAGCGACTGGAAAGAGTATTCTTCAATTTTTTCTAATGATATGTTAAGTCAGCAAGGAGCGCGGTGCATGGATTGCGGCACTCCTTTCTGTCACATGGGAATGGAATTACAAGGAGTGACAACAGGTTGTCCGATCAACAACTTAATTCCTGAGTGGAATGATTTAGTTTACCGCGGAAGATGGAGAGAAGCATTAGAGCGTTTATTGATGACAAACAATTTCCCTGAATTTACAGGGAGAGTTTGTCCAGCTCCTTGTGAAGGCTCTTGTACAGTCGCGATTTCCGACCCAGCAGTTGCTATAAAAAGCATTGAGCGAACGATTATCGATAAAGGGTTTGAAAATGGGTGGATTTCCCCGCGCATTCCAGAAAAACGTACAGGTAAAAAGGTTGCGATTGTTGGTTCAGGTCCAGCTGGTTTAGCTGCAGCCGACATGTTGAATCAACAAGGACATTCAGTGACAGTCTACGAGCGTGCAGATCGTCCAGGTGGTTTACTCATGTACGGAATTCCGAATATGAAGCTTGAAAAAGAAGTCGTTGAACGTCGTATTCATTTATTAACTCAAGAAGGTATCGACTTCGTTACAAACACAGAAATCGGAAAAGATATTACTTCTGAAGAGCTTCGTGAACAGTTCGATTCTGTCATTCTTTGCACAGGAGCACAGAAACAACGTGATCTCGTCATTGAAGGAAGAGAATTAAATGGAATTCACTTTGCGATGGACTATTTAACGGACGTCACAAAAAGCTTACTAAATTCGAATTTAACAGATGGTAAATTCATCGATACGAAAGATAAAGATGTCATCGTGATCGGTGGTGGTGACACTGGTGCGGACTGTGTGGCGACTGCTCTTCGTCAAAATTGCCGCAGCGTTGTCCAATTTGGTAAACATCCTAGATTACCAGGAAAACGCACTTCCGATAATATGTGGCCTGCATATCCTAATGTATTTACTTTAGAATATGCGTATGAGGAGGCTGCAGCTAAATTCGGTGATGACCCACGTCAATATTCAATTCAAACGAAGAAAATCGTTGCCGATGTAAGTGGAAACGTAAAAGAGCTGCACACGATCCAAATGGAAAAACGAAAAGATGAAGACGGTAACTGTTTCTTTCAAGAAATTTCAGGTACAGAAAAAGTATGGCCAGCGCAACACGTATTCATTGCAATTGGATTTGAAGGAACGGAACAACCCTTATTAACACAACTTGGTATCGAAACGAAAAATAATAAAATTGCTGCTGCTTACGGTGATTATAAAACCAATGTTGATGGTGTCTTTGCTGCAGGCGATGCAAGAAGAGGTCAAAGTCTTATCGTTTGGGCGATTAACGAAGGTCGCGAAGTTGCAGCTGTAGTCAATCAATATTTAAACACAGCAGTTGCAAAGTAA
- a CDS encoding YjcZ family sporulation protein, which produces MGYYGGYGCHGYGYGPVAGAYSPGCGFALIVVLFILLIIVGTAFKC; this is translated from the coding sequence ATGGGTTACTACGGTGGATATGGATGCCATGGCTATGGTTATGGACCAGTTGCAGGTGCTTACTCTCCAGGTTGTGGCTTCGCGTTAATCGTTGTATTATTCATCCTACTTATTATTGTAGGTACTGCGTTTAAATGCTAA
- the gdhA gene encoding NADP-specific glutamate dehydrogenase yields MKTMEKMKQAYTQEVQDYVNQVYETVKKRNPNENEFLQAVKEVFDSLVPVLSKNPQYIKQAILERIVEPERLITFRVPWVDDQGNVHVNRGFRVQYNSAIGPYKGGLRFHPSVNASIIKFLGFEQIFKNSLTGQPIGGGKGGSDFDPKGKTDAEIMRFTQSFMTELSKYIGPDVDVPAGDIGVGAREIGYMFGQYKKLRGGYEAGVLTGKGIGYGGSLARKEATGYGTVYFVEEMLKDKGASFKDSIVTVSGSGNVSIYAMEKAMQLGAKVVACSDSGGYIYDKNGINLDTIKRLKEVENKRISEYVNEHPDAVFLEGCNGIWSIPCDIALPCATQNEINEQSAKLLVTNGVKAIGEGANMPSTLEAIEIFLEADVLFGPAKAANAGGVSVSALEMAQNSMRLSWTFEEVDAKLHEIMKNIYQESIKAAEEYGTPGNLVVGANIAGFVKVADAMIVQGVI; encoded by the coding sequence ATGAAAACGATGGAGAAAATGAAACAAGCGTATACGCAAGAGGTTCAAGATTATGTAAATCAAGTATATGAAACAGTTAAGAAACGAAATCCGAACGAAAATGAATTTCTACAGGCGGTAAAAGAAGTATTTGATTCTTTAGTTCCTGTTTTATCTAAAAATCCTCAGTACATTAAACAAGCAATCCTTGAAAGAATTGTTGAACCAGAAAGACTAATTACTTTTAGAGTACCATGGGTTGACGATCAAGGTAACGTTCACGTAAATCGTGGTTTCCGCGTTCAATACAACAGCGCAATCGGACCATATAAAGGCGGATTAAGATTTCACCCATCTGTAAATGCTAGTATCATTAAATTTTTAGGATTTGAACAAATCTTTAAAAACTCTTTAACAGGCCAACCAATTGGTGGTGGAAAAGGCGGATCAGACTTTGACCCTAAAGGTAAAACTGACGCTGAGATCATGCGTTTCACTCAAAGCTTTATGACCGAGCTTAGTAAATATATCGGTCCAGATGTCGACGTCCCTGCAGGTGATATCGGGGTGGGCGCAAGAGAAATTGGTTACATGTTTGGTCAATATAAAAAATTACGCGGTGGTTATGAAGCTGGGGTATTAACAGGTAAAGGCATTGGTTATGGCGGAAGCTTAGCTCGAAAAGAAGCAACTGGATACGGTACAGTTTACTTTGTTGAAGAAATGTTAAAAGACAAAGGTGCAAGCTTTAAAGATAGTATCGTAACCGTATCTGGGTCAGGAAATGTCTCAATCTATGCAATGGAAAAAGCGATGCAATTAGGTGCCAAAGTTGTTGCTTGTAGTGACTCCGGTGGATATATTTACGATAAAAACGGAATTAACTTGGATACGATTAAACGGTTAAAAGAAGTTGAAAATAAGAGAATTAGTGAATACGTCAACGAACATCCTGATGCTGTTTTCTTAGAAGGTTGTAATGGCATTTGGTCCATTCCTTGTGATATTGCATTACCATGTGCAACACAAAATGAAATCAATGAGCAGTCCGCTAAACTTTTAGTCACTAATGGGGTTAAAGCTATTGGTGAAGGTGCAAACATGCCTTCTACATTAGAAGCTATCGAAATTTTCTTAGAAGCGGATGTATTATTTGGTCCTGCTAAAGCGGCCAATGCTGGCGGAGTATCTGTTTCAGCTCTTGAAATGGCACAAAATAGTATGAGACTTTCTTGGACTTTCGAAGAAGTAGATGCAAAACTTCATGAAATTATGAAAAACATTTATCAAGAAAGTATAAAAGCTGCAGAAGAATATGGTACTCCAGGTAACCTCGTGGTCGGTGCGAACATTGCTGGATTTGTTAAAGTAGCAGATGCAATGATCGTACAAGGAGTTATTTAA